Proteins from a single region of Hermetia illucens chromosome 3, iHerIll2.2.curated.20191125, whole genome shotgun sequence:
- the LOC119652343 gene encoding beta-galactosidase-like gives MNTVIVALLCILSLRICYSENVVLTQGRSFTIDYDSDTFLKDGKPFRYVAGSFHYFRALPETWQRKLRTLRASGLNAVSTYVEWSLHNPKENVYRWDGITDIVRFIELAQQEDLLVILRPGPYICAERDMGGFPYWLLRKYPGIQLRTYDLNYMREVQTWYNIFLPKIAPLLYGNGGPIIMVQIENEYGSYFTCNRKYMEWLRDLTAHHVGGNAILYTTDGPSYVGCGHVEGALATIDFGARTDVKAAWSKLKHYQPKGPLVNSEFYPGWLTHWQENMQRVNTDAIVKTLIEMLDAGANVNFYMFFGGTNFGFTAGANDGVLGDFTADVTSYDYDAPMDEAGDPTQKYLAIRDAVSRYLPLPNVSVPLPTHKESYGIVKMTAAGCMLSHDGRKYLSDKVVNSMRPLSFEALDQYSGLVLYEADLPRLRKDPSVLKIDEIHDRAYVYLDREFIGVLSRQSMVHLLPITAGSGSKLQILVENQGRINFHVLNDSKGILSDVILDLSAYPQPVILRNWTITSYSLDDPTKLKNFIERPSPSSGKLRHHRNRELLRTGPIVFHGLFTISANQTYDTYLDPTGWGKGIAFINGFNLGRYWPVVGPQITLYVPKEILKIGENEIILLEYQKAPESGEIRFTNVPNLDGMWMG, from the exons ATGAATACTGTGATAGTTGCATTATTATGCATACTCAGCCTCCGTATATGTTACTCTGAAAATGTGGTCCTGACTCAG GGACGTAGTTTCACCATCGACTATGATTCGGATACCTTCCTGAAGGATGGGAAACCTTTCCGTTACGTTGCAGGATCCTTCCATTATTTTCGGGCTTTGCCTGAAACGTGGCAACGAAAACTTCGAACATTGCGTGCATCCGGATTGAATGCAGTATCCAC ATATGTCGAATGGTCGCTCCATAACCCTAAGGAAAATGTTTACCGCTGGGACGGAATCACTGATATTGTACGATTCATAGAGCTTGCTCAGCAAGAGGATCTGCTGGTAATCTTGCGTCCAGGACCATACATTTGTGCTGAACGAGATATG GGAGGCTTTCCATACTGGTTGTTACGAAAATATCCTGGAATTCAACTGAGAACTTATGATCTTA ACTACATGCGAGAAGTCCAGACATGGTACAATATATTTCTACCAAAAATTGCGCCACTTCTTTATGGTAATGGTGGACCAATTATAATGGTTCAGATTGAGAATGAGTACGGATCATATTTCACTTGCAACCGTAAATATATGGAATGGCTTCGGGACCTAACAGCACATCATGTAGGAGGCAACGCGATCCTGTATACGACCGATGGACCCTCGTATGTGGGTTGTGGTCACGTTGAAGGAGCCTTGGCTACAATCGATTTCGGGGCAAGGACTGATGTCAAAGCTGCCTGGTCAAAGTTGAAACACTACCAGCCAAAAGGTCCACTAGTCAATTCAGAATTCTACCCCGGGTGGTTAACCCACTGGCAGGAGAATATGCAACGGGTAAACACCGACGCTATTGTGAAGACATTGAT TGAAATGTTGGACGCAGGAGCGAACGTTAACTTTTATATGTTCTTCGGTGGTACGAATTTCGGATTTACAGCTGGAGCAAATGATGGTGTACTGGGTGATTTTACCGCTGATGTTACCTCTTACGATTATGATGCCCCTATGGATGAAGCAGGTGACCCCACGCAAAAATACCTGGCAATACGAGATGCTGTTAGTCGG TATCTCCCATTACCAAACGTATCGGTTCCTTTACCAACACACAAGGAGAGCTACGGAATTGTTAAGATGACTGCAGCTGGATGTATGCTTTCACACGATGGTCGCAAATATCTATCGGATAAGGTTGTAAATTCTATGAGACCTCTATCCTTCGAAGCTCTCGACCAATACTCCGGGCTGGTACTTTACGAGGCGGATCTGCCAAGATTGAGGAAGGATCCAAGTGTACTCAAAATTGACGAGATTCACGATCGAGCGTATGTTTACTTAGATCGG GAATTCATTGGCGTCCTGTCACGGCAAAGTATGGTTCACCTGTTACCAATTACCGCAGGTTCTGGCTCGAAGCTACAAATCCTAGTGGAAAATCAAGGCCGTATCAATTTCCATGTGCTCAATGATTCTAAAGGCATTCTCAGTGATGTAATCCTGGACTTAAGTGCATACCCCCAACCTGTTATTTTGCGGAACTGGACCATAACCTCGTATTCTTTAGACGATCCAACCAAACTaaagaatttcattgaaagACCATCACCAAGTAGTGGAAAACTGCGACATCATCGCAACCGTGAACTATTACGAACTGGTCCAATAGTTTTCCATGGCCTATTTACCATTAGTGCAAATCAAACATATGACACCTACCTAGATCCCACAGGATGGGGAAAAGGAATAGCATTTATTAACGGTTTTAATCTGGGACGATATTGGCCGGTTGTTGGACCGCAAATTACATTATATGTTCCTAAGGAAATACTTAAAATTGGAGAGAATGAAATTATCCTACTTGAATATCAAAAAGCCCCTGAATCAGGGGAAATTCGATTCACGAATGTTCCTAATTTAGATGGTATGTGGATGGGATAA